The Chondrinema litorale genome includes a window with the following:
- a CDS encoding sensor histidine kinase — protein MEKNLFQLSKEDQEGFFNFFLEKDKNLFALVILVASIQYAIFLPIEMIRGFEGEQIFYFRIGGAILYFIIYLIIKYGSFNTRSFQWYGFVIVFIVFFYSVAQDYFAVAHPYFLSNAMVVIVIFNYIGSGLHFAKALIANVIIFTVYVVYAEYNKEESPVLASQIPSLVSNIGFIAYAGYLIQKYKWAYYSKFKQLDREKEKFKELSTFKDRLFGVLAHDFKSPLLSLKNMLDLLKSKILQHSDLEDIVSELSSKVSHASEVTAKLLERAENQMDDVEVNPNWFVVNDLLDEAISFYNGVAKDKDISVFRKLNSNSLKVYADNNMISTVLRTIISYTLECCNRGDKLELSVILKDEKTVIIQLKDADFPHKQFKKYNCEHVNKMDKQPEITLCEDFIEKNNGEIFFDKISVTGSMARIILPGKRSLPSNYKPIQFELSETSNSNDL, from the coding sequence GTGGAAAAGAACTTATTTCAATTATCTAAAGAAGATCAAGAAGGTTTTTTCAATTTTTTTCTCGAAAAAGATAAAAATCTATTTGCATTGGTCATATTGGTAGCCTCAATACAATATGCAATTTTTTTACCCATAGAAATGATTAGGGGATTCGAAGGTGAACAGATATTCTATTTTAGAATTGGAGGGGCGATTTTATATTTTATTATCTATTTAATAATAAAGTATGGATCATTTAATACCAGATCTTTTCAATGGTATGGTTTTGTTATTGTATTCATAGTATTTTTTTACTCTGTAGCACAAGATTATTTTGCCGTAGCTCACCCTTATTTTTTGAGTAATGCAATGGTAGTAATCGTGATATTCAACTACATTGGTAGTGGACTACATTTTGCCAAAGCATTAATAGCTAATGTAATTATCTTTACTGTGTATGTTGTATATGCGGAGTATAATAAAGAAGAATCTCCAGTTTTGGCAAGTCAGATTCCAAGTTTGGTATCGAACATTGGGTTTATAGCATATGCGGGTTATCTAATTCAGAAATACAAATGGGCATATTATTCTAAGTTTAAACAGCTCGATAGAGAGAAAGAAAAGTTTAAAGAGCTAAGCACTTTTAAAGACAGATTGTTTGGCGTTTTGGCACATGATTTTAAAAGTCCATTATTATCATTAAAAAACATGCTGGATTTACTAAAAAGTAAAATCTTGCAACATAGCGATTTAGAAGACATTGTATCTGAATTATCTAGCAAAGTATCTCATGCATCTGAGGTAACTGCGAAGCTGCTAGAAAGGGCAGAAAATCAGATGGACGATGTGGAAGTGAACCCAAACTGGTTTGTAGTAAATGATTTACTAGACGAAGCAATTAGCTTTTACAATGGAGTAGCAAAAGATAAAGACATTTCGGTTTTCAGAAAATTGAATAGCAATTCATTAAAAGTATATGCGGATAACAATATGATCAGTACGGTATTAAGAACCATCATTTCATATACTTTAGAATGCTGTAATAGAGGGGATAAACTTGAACTAAGTGTAATTCTGAAAGATGAGAAAACTGTGATTATTCAGTTAAAAGATGCAGATTTTCCGCACAAGCAGTTTAAAAAATATAATTGCGAACATGTAAATAAGATGGATAAACAACCTGAAATAACACTGTGTGAAGATTTTATCGAAAAAAATAATGGTGAAATTTTCTTCGATAAAATCTCTGTTACAGGTTCAATGGCAAGAATAATTTTACCCGGCAAAAGAAGTTTGCCAAGCAATTATAAGCCGATTCAATTTGAACTATCAGAAACCTCAAATTCAAATGACTTATAA
- a CDS encoding Gfo/Idh/MocA family oxidoreductase has protein sequence MKMKEDKNSRRDFIKKSAIGAAGLGFGFSAKSYGKILGANDRIRTGIVGFSNRSRSLIPAFMQHASKLNYDMVAVSDIWNKRRDDCVGYMQDNFDTKIKAYRNNEELYDKGEVDAVIISTADFQHAMHCKQAVEAGCDAYVEKPFAETMDDAKAGLKAVEASDKIVQIGSQRRSGPNYHAANDFIRSGKFGDIVYVEMTWNVNQPGRWRRPDEVASLKESDVDWDRYLLNRPKIKFDPRKYLEYRLFWPYSSGIPGQWMSHQIDTVHWFSGYDHPRSVAANGGIYLWKDGRENFDTMTAVFDYGPMDDKSKGFQVVYSSRFTNSAGGTKEIYYSNAGELNLATNMVTPNGGLTERHATSMGLQANLLNEFSLSDVAPPETSADTGVDDTTSLHMFNWMDSVKDRKESHAPVRAGYNHSIANIMTTAALRTGEFVTFDEAKQEVLAGGKVFKY, from the coding sequence ATGAAAATGAAAGAAGATAAAAATTCCAGAAGGGATTTTATCAAGAAATCTGCTATTGGTGCAGCCGGTTTGGGGTTCGGCTTCAGCGCTAAAAGCTATGGTAAAATTCTTGGAGCAAACGACAGAATTCGCACAGGCATAGTTGGCTTCTCAAACAGATCAAGATCTCTCATTCCTGCATTTATGCAACATGCCAGCAAACTCAATTATGATATGGTGGCGGTTTCAGATATCTGGAACAAAAGAAGAGACGATTGTGTCGGCTACATGCAAGATAATTTCGATACCAAAATTAAAGCCTACAGAAATAATGAAGAACTCTACGATAAGGGGGAAGTAGATGCAGTCATTATCAGTACGGCAGATTTCCAACATGCCATGCATTGTAAACAAGCAGTTGAGGCAGGTTGCGATGCTTATGTAGAAAAACCATTTGCAGAAACAATGGACGATGCCAAAGCTGGTTTAAAAGCGGTTGAGGCTAGTGATAAAATTGTACAAATAGGTTCGCAAAGAAGAAGTGGACCAAACTACCATGCAGCTAACGATTTTATTCGCTCAGGTAAATTTGGTGATATTGTTTATGTGGAGATGACATGGAATGTGAACCAGCCGGGCAGATGGCGCAGACCAGACGAAGTTGCTTCATTAAAAGAATCTGATGTAGATTGGGATAGATACTTATTAAACAGACCGAAGATTAAATTTGATCCTAGAAAATATTTAGAATACAGATTGTTCTGGCCATATTCTTCTGGTATTCCTGGGCAGTGGATGTCTCACCAAATAGATACTGTACACTGGTTTTCAGGTTACGATCATCCGAGAAGTGTGGCAGCTAATGGTGGCATTTACTTATGGAAAGATGGCCGCGAGAATTTTGATACCATGACTGCGGTATTTGATTATGGTCCGATGGATGATAAATCAAAAGGTTTCCAAGTTGTGTATTCTTCAAGATTTACCAATTCTGCTGGTGGTACAAAAGAGATATATTATTCTAATGCCGGTGAGCTAAATCTGGCTACCAACATGGTTACACCAAATGGAGGCTTAACAGAAAGACATGCAACTTCAATGGGACTTCAAGCAAATTTATTGAATGAGTTCTCATTATCAGACGTGGCACCACCAGAAACTTCTGCAGATACAGGGGTAGACGATACTACTTCTTTGCATATGTTCAATTGGATGGATTCTGTAAAAGATAGAAAAGAATCTCATGCACCTGTAAGAGCTGGTTATAACCATTCCATTGCCAATATTATGACCACTGCGGCACTTCGCACAGGAGAGTTTGTAACTTTCGACGAAGCAAAACAAGAAGTGCTTGCTGGGGGAAAAGTATTTAAATACTAA
- a CDS encoding acetylxylan esterase: protein MKNNSFANAKRATLLLLFSICIHTSIAQPQLKIIEVEVTADHPNWQYKLGEKVEFKISVERNNQPLKNVEISYRTGLEKLVPEETKTMVLKDGTGSIKVDGLKKSGFLRCWVDATIDGKKYTGYATAGFEPEKIQPVVKMPEDFDTFWEDAKAELAKIPLDAEMTLLPERCTEKVNVYHVNIQNYPGRSRMYGILSMPKASGKYPAILRVPGAGVRAYYGDVATAEKGIITLQIGIHGVPVNLDPEVYENLRYGALDNYWVYNLKDKDQYYYKRVYLGCVRAVDFIYSLPEFDTQNIAVAGGSQGGALSIITAGLDSRIKWLAPFYPALCDLVGYTENRAGGWPHMFHPDNPHHQTEAEMQVSAYYDVVNFAKKVNVPGFYSWGFNDNVCPPTSMYAAYNVIKATKELLLAEQTAHWSFPEQRETSENWLLSKLKPE from the coding sequence ATGAAAAATAATTCCTTTGCAAATGCGAAGAGAGCAACACTCCTACTGCTATTTTCGATTTGTATTCACACCTCAATTGCTCAACCTCAACTAAAAATTATAGAAGTTGAAGTAACAGCAGATCATCCTAACTGGCAGTATAAACTTGGTGAAAAAGTTGAATTTAAGATAAGTGTAGAGAGGAATAACCAACCTTTAAAAAATGTTGAAATAAGTTACAGAACAGGCCTTGAAAAGTTAGTACCTGAAGAAACCAAAACTATGGTTTTGAAAGATGGAACTGGCTCAATTAAAGTAGATGGTTTAAAGAAATCTGGATTTTTAAGATGTTGGGTAGACGCCACTATCGATGGCAAAAAATATACTGGTTATGCTACTGCTGGTTTTGAACCAGAGAAGATTCAACCAGTTGTGAAAATGCCCGAAGACTTTGATACTTTCTGGGAAGATGCAAAAGCAGAACTAGCTAAAATTCCTTTAGATGCAGAAATGACATTACTGCCAGAAAGATGTACTGAGAAAGTAAATGTTTATCATGTAAACATTCAGAATTATCCGGGTAGAAGCAGGATGTATGGAATCCTTTCTATGCCAAAAGCCAGTGGTAAATATCCTGCTATTTTGAGAGTACCTGGTGCTGGTGTTCGTGCTTACTATGGTGATGTAGCAACTGCTGAAAAAGGAATTATTACATTACAGATTGGGATTCATGGTGTGCCTGTAAATCTCGATCCGGAAGTTTATGAAAACTTGAGATATGGTGCTCTTGATAATTATTGGGTTTATAACCTTAAAGACAAAGACCAATACTATTATAAAAGAGTTTATTTGGGCTGTGTAAGAGCCGTTGATTTTATTTATAGCTTACCAGAATTTGATACGCAAAATATTGCTGTTGCAGGTGGAAGCCAAGGAGGTGCACTTTCGATAATTACAGCGGGTTTAGATTCGAGAATTAAATGGCTTGCTCCTTTTTATCCAGCTCTTTGCGATTTGGTTGGTTATACCGAAAATCGTGCAGGTGGTTGGCCACACATGTTCCACCCAGATAACCCTCACCACCAAACAGAAGCTGAAATGCAAGTTTCGGCCTATTATGATGTAGTAAACTTTGCTAAAAAAGTTAATGTACCTGGTTTCTATTCGTGGGGATTTAATGACAATGTTTGCCCGCCAACTTCTATGTACGCAGCATACAATGTTATTAAAGCTACGAAAGAACTTTTACTGGCTGAACAAACTGCTCACTGGTCTTTTCCAGAACAAAGGGAGACTAGCGAAAATTGGTTATTATCTAAACTGAAACCAGAATAA
- a CDS encoding TonB-dependent receptor, which yields MSKHYTKHYLIIFLSIITTNLLFAQQNEQPLLTVNLSNAHFEELVNSIESQSNYRFYFDTLNTDTLLVNVQMQNKTINIILDEVLKGDEFNYSVDKENHVFVTHGRKIQPELPYNFFSREKNNVEKTEEEAEESIVVDYFQNNQVIGASQESKLYEIGIKSNVIKKGNATISGRVIDQRTGEPIVGAAVYIEEPLIGVSADQLGYYSLSIPKGKHKLKINSLGMRSTERNIIMYSDGTLDIEMQESVQSLKEVVVEAELEQNVINPQMGIEKMDIKTIKQIPTAMGESDVLRVVLTLPGVSSVGEASTGFNVRGGAVDQNLILLNDATIYNPSHLFGFFSAFNPDMLKDVQLYKSSIPAKYGGRLSSVLDITGREGNKKKFSGSGGLGLITSRLTLEGPIGSEKTSFIVSGRSNYSNWLLKELDDPDFRKSKASFYDINFGISHEFNEKNSLFVNGYYSTDQFQFRNDTTYKYKNQALTAKWKTIVNDKLYGELSASYSKYDFSVEADLNPVNAYKLDFSIEESKVKAGMSFFPNAEHGLEFGVSSKMYKLKPGSFQPNSSESLVSPDELESEKALESAIYLSDDFSLSPKISINAGLRYVMYNYMGPKTVYNYVSGVPKTENSVLDTINYSNNEFIKTYSGPEVRAAIRYSFTQQASVKLSYNMQRQFIHMLSNSTSISPTDIWKLSDTHIKPQYGQQLSLGLYKNFQYGIIETSIEGYVKKVDHYLDYKSGASLIMNHNIETDVINTEARSYGVEVMLKKTRGKLNGWVSYTYSRSLLKQKDPIAGELINEGDWYPSNFDKPHDFTMVGNYKFTHRYSLSLNFTYSTGRPITLPVGSFYYGGSERVYYSNRNEYRIPDYYRADVAFNIEGNHKIRKLAHSSWTLAIYNLTGRKNPYSIFFTAEDGEINGYKLSIFGRPIPTITYNFKF from the coding sequence ATGAGCAAACACTACACAAAACACTATTTAATAATATTCTTATCTATAATTACTACAAACCTTTTATTTGCTCAACAAAACGAGCAACCTCTTCTTACTGTAAATTTGAGTAATGCTCATTTCGAAGAATTGGTAAACAGTATAGAAAGCCAAAGTAACTATAGGTTTTATTTTGATACATTAAACACAGACACACTACTGGTAAATGTTCAAATGCAAAATAAAACCATAAATATAATTCTGGATGAAGTACTTAAAGGTGATGAATTTAATTATTCTGTAGATAAAGAAAATCACGTATTTGTTACTCATGGCAGAAAAATCCAACCTGAATTACCTTACAACTTCTTTAGCCGCGAAAAGAATAATGTTGAAAAAACAGAAGAAGAAGCCGAAGAAAGTATTGTAGTAGATTACTTCCAAAACAACCAAGTAATTGGAGCCTCTCAAGAATCTAAACTTTATGAGATTGGCATTAAGAGCAATGTTATAAAGAAGGGCAATGCCACGATTTCTGGTAGAGTAATTGACCAGCGAACTGGCGAACCGATTGTTGGTGCAGCAGTTTATATCGAAGAACCCCTTATTGGTGTATCTGCCGATCAACTTGGCTATTACAGCCTTAGCATTCCGAAAGGAAAGCACAAATTGAAGATAAACAGTTTGGGTATGCGTAGCACAGAAAGAAACATCATTATGTATTCTGATGGTACGCTAGACATTGAAATGCAAGAAAGTGTACAGTCACTAAAAGAAGTAGTTGTAGAAGCTGAACTAGAGCAAAACGTGATAAACCCTCAAATGGGAATTGAGAAAATGGATATTAAAACCATTAAGCAAATTCCGACGGCCATGGGTGAGAGCGATGTGCTTCGTGTAGTGTTAACCTTGCCAGGTGTAAGCTCTGTTGGTGAGGCTAGTACTGGTTTCAATGTAAGAGGTGGTGCAGTAGATCAAAACCTTATTTTGTTAAACGATGCCACCATCTATAATCCTTCTCACCTTTTCGGGTTTTTCTCTGCCTTTAACCCAGACATGTTAAAAGATGTACAACTTTACAAAAGTAGTATTCCGGCAAAATATGGTGGAAGGCTCTCTTCTGTATTAGATATAACTGGTAGAGAAGGTAACAAGAAAAAATTCTCTGGTTCTGGTGGTTTAGGCTTAATCACATCAAGGCTTACTTTAGAAGGACCAATAGGCTCAGAAAAAACATCTTTTATTGTTAGTGGTAGATCGAATTACTCAAACTGGTTGCTTAAAGAACTAGACGATCCAGATTTTAGAAAAAGTAAAGCCTCTTTCTACGATATCAATTTTGGTATTTCACATGAGTTTAATGAGAAAAACTCTTTGTTTGTAAATGGATATTATAGTACCGACCAATTCCAGTTTAGAAACGATACTACCTATAAGTATAAAAACCAAGCTCTTACAGCTAAGTGGAAAACTATTGTAAACGATAAACTTTACGGTGAATTAAGTGCTAGCTACAGCAAGTATGATTTTTCTGTAGAAGCAGACCTCAATCCTGTAAATGCTTATAAACTCGATTTCAGTATCGAGGAATCTAAAGTGAAAGCAGGCATGAGTTTCTTCCCAAATGCTGAACATGGACTTGAGTTTGGAGTATCGAGTAAAATGTACAAATTAAAGCCGGGATCATTCCAACCAAATAGTTCAGAATCTCTCGTTTCGCCCGATGAACTCGAAAGTGAAAAGGCGCTTGAATCTGCCATTTACTTATCTGATGATTTTAGCCTGTCTCCAAAAATTTCTATTAATGCTGGTTTGAGGTATGTTATGTACAATTACATGGGACCAAAAACGGTATACAACTATGTTTCTGGTGTACCTAAAACAGAAAACTCTGTACTCGATACCATCAATTACAGCAATAACGAATTTATTAAAACCTATTCTGGACCAGAAGTTAGAGCAGCCATTCGCTACTCATTTACCCAACAAGCTTCAGTAAAACTGAGCTATAACATGCAAAGGCAGTTTATCCACATGTTATCGAATTCAACTTCTATATCGCCAACAGATATCTGGAAACTCAGCGATACGCATATTAAACCACAGTATGGTCAACAACTTTCTCTCGGTTTGTATAAAAACTTTCAGTACGGAATTATAGAAACTTCTATAGAAGGTTATGTGAAAAAGGTGGATCATTACCTCGATTATAAAAGTGGTGCTTCACTCATTATGAATCACAATATCGAAACTGATGTAATTAATACAGAAGCAAGAAGCTATGGTGTAGAAGTAATGCTTAAAAAAACTCGTGGAAAGCTTAATGGTTGGGTAAGTTATACTTACTCTCGCTCATTGTTAAAACAAAAAGATCCAATAGCAGGAGAGTTAATTAACGAAGGCGATTGGTACCCTTCGAACTTCGATAAACCACACGATTTTACTATGGTAGGTAATTATAAATTTACACACCGCTATAGTTTATCTCTTAACTTTACTTACAGTACTGGCCGACCAATTACCTTACCTGTAGGTAGTTTCTACTACGGTGGTTCAGAAAGAGTATATTATTCAAACAGAAACGAATATCGCATTCCTGATTACTACAGAGCAGATGTCGCTTTCAATATTGAAGGCAATCACAAAATAAGAAAACTGGCTCACAGCTCTTGGACACTCGCAATCTACAATCTAACCGGAAGAAAAAATCCTTACTCTATCTTCTTTACTGCAGAAGATGGGGAAATTAACGGATACAAACTTTCTATCTTCGGTAGACCTATACCAACCATCACATATAACTTTAAATTTTAA
- a CDS encoding DUF4249 domain-containing protein: MKSSFNIKHILFILITAMLAVSCLEEYTPEIVENDENILVVEGNIGDIVTSIQLSRTTSLGVNSLVGESNAKVIVEDESQSFQQELTEKDGGLYEDSIVLELNKKYRIRIITSGDQQFVSEALSILKTPVIDSVGWDAGTYGLQIHVSTHDDTDETQYYYWTYEETYVYTSRYYSYFFYENDEIQYRDSEDQIYTCWKTNSGTEINVGSTIQLTENVIYKQPITLIVPSDNVKLARKYAIKVTQRAISKDYYEFWELLKQNSEELGTLFDPQPSQLTTNFTSVNSEDDKILGYIGASTLEEERKFIERSDLPYDDIPYYYNSFCTLDTVLNNPDSLAEAFRGGVNIPTTEINNGGIVTHYVGSSPSCVDCTTYGGTTDEPDFWDEE, encoded by the coding sequence ATGAAATCGAGCTTTAATATCAAACACATACTATTTATTTTAATTACAGCAATGCTGGCTGTTTCATGTCTCGAAGAGTATACTCCTGAAATTGTAGAAAATGATGAAAATATACTAGTTGTAGAAGGTAATATAGGAGACATTGTAACTAGTATTCAATTAAGTAGAACTACATCTCTTGGTGTAAACTCATTGGTAGGAGAAAGCAATGCCAAAGTAATTGTAGAAGATGAATCACAAAGTTTTCAACAAGAACTTACCGAAAAAGATGGCGGCTTATACGAAGATAGTATAGTTCTCGAGCTAAATAAAAAATATAGAATTAGAATTATTACTAGTGGAGATCAACAATTTGTTTCTGAAGCACTCAGCATTTTAAAAACACCCGTGATAGATAGCGTTGGTTGGGATGCCGGTACTTATGGTTTACAGATTCATGTTTCTACTCATGATGATACTGATGAAACCCAATATTACTACTGGACTTACGAAGAAACTTATGTGTATACTTCAAGATACTATTCGTATTTCTTCTATGAAAATGATGAAATACAATATAGAGATTCGGAAGATCAGATTTATACATGTTGGAAGACAAATTCTGGAACTGAGATTAATGTAGGCAGTACCATTCAACTAACCGAAAATGTAATTTACAAGCAGCCAATTACTCTAATCGTTCCTTCTGATAATGTGAAACTAGCTAGAAAGTATGCGATTAAGGTAACTCAAAGAGCTATTTCTAAAGATTATTACGAGTTCTGGGAATTATTAAAGCAAAACTCAGAAGAACTCGGAACTCTGTTTGATCCACAACCCTCTCAGCTTACTACTAATTTTACTTCTGTTAATAGTGAAGATGATAAAATTCTAGGCTATATAGGCGCAAGCACACTCGAAGAAGAAAGAAAGTTTATAGAACGATCTGACCTCCCTTATGACGATATCCCTTATTACTACAATAGTTTTTGCACGCTCGACACTGTTTTGAATAATCCAGATTCATTGGCAGAGGCATTTAGAGGAGGTGTAAACATCCCTACAACAGAAATAAATAATGGAGGTATTGTAACGCATTATGTGGGTTCATCTCCAAGTTGTGTGGATTGTACAACTTATGGAGGTACTACAGATGAGCCAGATTTTTGGGACGAAGAGTAA
- a CDS encoding acetylxylan esterase — protein sequence MKINLLLILICILSFVKIQAQQFTPNYDESKIPEYKLMPILTNLNGEPVSSVKQWEKKRRPEILKMFQEEMYGIIPKGKLKTSYHVLESSNDALNSKAIRRQVRITFEKGEKSLSMDLLIYLPKGEPEAVPVFLTTNFYGNHSIQADENILLSNKWMMANEKFGIEDHQATEASRGVRENRWPVDIIIQSGYGLVTFYYGDIDPDYNNFKDGIHPFFYSEEQEKPDSNEWGSVAAWAWGLSRAMDYLETSKEIDSKKVAVFGHSRLGKASLCAGAYDERFAIVISNDSGCGGAALSKRAVGETVGKINESFPHWFCGNFKKYNENETALPFDQHMFLALMAPRPVYVASAVEDQWADPIGEFLSLKEASAVYELYGLPNIGKEEMPKVDQSLQTLYTGYHIRTGGHDVKDYDWQQYISFADKYFKNDN from the coding sequence ATGAAGATAAATTTACTACTAATTCTGATTTGTATTTTGAGTTTTGTAAAAATACAAGCACAACAATTCACACCTAATTACGACGAAAGTAAAATTCCCGAATATAAATTAATGCCAATTCTCACCAATTTAAATGGAGAACCTGTTAGCTCAGTAAAACAGTGGGAAAAGAAAAGAAGACCAGAAATTTTGAAAATGTTTCAAGAGGAGATGTATGGCATCATTCCGAAAGGTAAGCTTAAAACAAGTTACCATGTGCTTGAATCTTCTAACGATGCGCTAAATAGCAAGGCAATTCGCAGGCAAGTAAGAATCACTTTTGAGAAGGGTGAAAAATCGCTATCAATGGATTTGCTTATTTATTTGCCTAAAGGAGAACCAGAAGCTGTACCCGTATTTTTAACCACAAACTTTTATGGAAACCATAGTATTCAGGCAGACGAAAACATTTTACTTTCTAACAAATGGATGATGGCAAATGAAAAGTTTGGAATTGAAGATCACCAAGCAACAGAAGCTTCTAGAGGAGTAAGAGAAAATCGCTGGCCAGTAGATATAATCATACAAAGCGGCTATGGTTTGGTAACTTTTTACTACGGAGATATTGACCCTGATTATAACAATTTTAAAGATGGAATTCATCCGTTTTTTTACTCAGAAGAGCAGGAAAAACCGGATTCTAATGAGTGGGGTTCTGTAGCTGCGTGGGCATGGGGTTTGAGTCGTGCTATGGACTATTTGGAAACCAGTAAAGAAATTGATTCGAAAAAAGTAGCAGTGTTTGGTCATTCGCGTTTGGGCAAAGCTTCACTTTGTGCCGGAGCCTATGATGAACGTTTTGCCATAGTGATATCTAATGACTCTGGTTGTGGTGGAGCGGCTTTATCGAAAAGGGCGGTAGGAGAAACTGTAGGTAAAATTAATGAGTCTTTCCCACATTGGTTCTGCGGAAATTTTAAAAAGTATAATGAGAACGAAACAGCATTGCCATTTGACCAACATATGTTTTTGGCTTTAATGGCTCCCAGACCTGTATATGTAGCCAGTGCTGTAGAAGACCAATGGGCAGACCCTATAGGTGAGTTTTTATCGCTTAAAGAAGCTTCTGCAGTTTACGAACTGTATGGTTTGCCAAATATCGGGAAAGAAGAAATGCCTAAAGTAGATCAATCTTTACAAACTTTATATACAGGTTACCATATAAGAACAGGAGGGCATGATGTAAAAGACTACGATTGGCAGCAATATATTTCATTTGCAGATAAATACTTTAAAAATGATAATTAA
- a CDS encoding PmoA family protein → MMISILMGKRIVAFGAMVLLLCQCSTEHKAIKEDNAEVEPANNKVQLIRNEVEKKVDVLIDGKLFTAYRYPDNIMKPVLYPLVTPEGTSITRKYPLEKSVGERVDHPHHVGVWLNYGDVNGLDFWNNSEAIKEEDKPNFGSILHKEIRNLEEKGDHAILETTMDWRTPDGTILLEEETKFVFGVEKGHYYIDRLTKLTAQKQEVTFKDNKEGMIGIRVARALEHPSDKAEVFTDANGVPTNVAKLNNEGVNGLYVNSQGVTGVDCWGIRSEWVNLTSKIGDEDISLVILDHPENVGYPTYWHARGYGLFAANPLGQKVFSDGKEELNFKLAPGESTVFKYRIIVASKKLDKPTLDKEFKHFAEVKM, encoded by the coding sequence ATGATGATTAGTATTTTAATGGGAAAAAGAATTGTCGCATTCGGTGCGATGGTTCTTTTGCTTTGCCAATGTTCTACTGAACATAAGGCAATAAAAGAAGATAACGCCGAAGTTGAACCAGCAAATAACAAAGTGCAGTTAATCAGAAACGAAGTTGAAAAAAAAGTAGATGTCTTGATAGATGGCAAGCTATTTACTGCTTATCGCTATCCTGATAACATCATGAAACCTGTACTTTATCCTTTAGTAACTCCTGAAGGTACAAGCATTACAAGAAAGTATCCTTTGGAGAAATCTGTTGGTGAGCGGGTAGATCATCCGCACCATGTGGGGGTTTGGTTAAACTATGGTGATGTAAACGGACTAGATTTCTGGAATAATTCTGAAGCAATTAAAGAAGAAGATAAACCAAACTTTGGAAGCATTTTACACAAAGAAATTAGGAATCTGGAAGAAAAAGGAGATCATGCAATATTAGAAACTACGATGGATTGGCGTACTCCCGATGGAACAATTCTTTTAGAAGAAGAAACCAAATTTGTATTTGGGGTAGAAAAAGGGCACTACTATATCGATCGTTTGACCAAATTAACGGCTCAGAAGCAAGAAGTAACTTTTAAAGATAACAAGGAAGGAATGATTGGGATAAGAGTTGCAAGAGCCTTAGAACACCCTTCTGATAAAGCAGAGGTTTTTACAGATGCCAATGGTGTACCAACTAATGTAGCTAAACTAAATAATGAAGGTGTAAACGGTTTGTATGTAAACAGCCAAGGTGTAACTGGTGTAGACTGCTGGGGTATTCGCAGCGAGTGGGTAAACCTAACTTCTAAAATCGGAGACGAAGATATTTCGCTAGTTATACTCGATCATCCAGAAAATGTAGGGTATCCAACTTACTGGCATGCGAGAGGTTATGGGTTATTTGCTGCAAACCCATTGGGGCAAAAAGTTTTTAGTGATGGTAAAGAAGAGCTTAACTTTAAACTAGCTCCGGGTGAAAGTACAGTTTTCAAATACAGAATTATAGTAGCAAGCAAAAAACTGGATAAGCCAACTTTAGACAAAGAGTTTAAACATTTTGCAGAAGTTAAGATGTAA
- a CDS encoding rhodanese-like domain-containing protein, producing MKKLFIITLFTISSISLFAQENSVIVKNINSDELHDMLENDMQLVDVRTGREYQRGHIKGAKLISINSADFNEKVNELNKDKLVVVYCAVGGRSTAAMRKLKDMGFKEIYNFVGGVREWQMNKYELVKE from the coding sequence ATGAAAAAACTATTCATTATAACGCTATTCACTATTAGCTCAATCAGTCTTTTTGCTCAAGAAAATTCAGTAATTGTAAAAAATATCAATAGTGACGAGTTGCATGATATGCTGGAAAATGATATGCAATTGGTAGATGTAAGAACGGGGAGAGAATACCAGCGTGGACACATAAAAGGAGCAAAACTGATAAGTATAAATAGTGCTGATTTTAATGAAAAAGTGAATGAGTTAAATAAAGACAAACTTGTGGTAGTGTATTGTGCTGTAGGTGGTAGAAGTACTGCTGCTATGCGCAAACTTAAAGATATGGGCTTTAAAGAAATTTACAATTTTGTAGGTGGTGTAAGAGAATGGCAGATGAATAAATATGAGCTTGTTAAAGAGTGA